The following coding sequences are from one Polyodon spathula isolate WHYD16114869_AA chromosome 7, ASM1765450v1, whole genome shotgun sequence window:
- the LOC121317976 gene encoding E3 ubiquitin-protein ligase Mdm2-like isoform X2 produces the protein MATSTENCLSNSLINTPDNGKLVKPKAQLLTVLRCGGAEKDIFTMKEVMFYLGQYIMDKELYDKKQQHIVHCSSDLLGEVLGVHSFSVKEPRVLYAMISKNLIAVKNPDLHTALTEPRCQSETDRGPEVSGMDSKEENGTACSPATSGRRRRKSNESDSTSADDDIDEKEESEQRRKRHKSDSISLTFDDSLSWCVIGGLRREHGSCESSSDSPTNPDADIVSGSEDSDETWFSQDSDSDHFSVEFEVESVHSDTYSQNEEAQDLTDEDDEVYEVTIFEAEDEDSFDEDTEISEADYWKCSKCDELNPPLPGRCHRCWALRKDWFPEFNNPKSWNSKSAALDKPGLEEGIDVPDGKRAVSDPSCGSTLDVNKSKDVCSSEDCATSASKSQETLSSLPSTSSTSNSQEETPELERESSLERESSLEPCLPQSCLEPCVICQSRPKNGCIVHGRTGHLMACYTCAKTLKKRNKLCPVCRQPIQMVVLTYFS, from the exons ATGGCAACCTCAACAGAAAACTGCTTAAGCAATTCACTGATAAATACACCAGATAATGGAAAACTG GTGAAACCGAAAGCGCAGCTGCTTACAGTGCTCCGCTGCGGCGGTGCAGAAAAGGACATTTTCACAATGAAAGAG gtTATGTTTTACCTGGGGCAATACATCATGGATAAAGAGCTGTATGACAAGAAACAGCAACACATAGTCCACTGTTCTAGTGATCTTCTAGGAGAAGTTTTGGGAGTACACAGCTTTTCTGTGAAAGAACCACG ggtATTGTATGCAATGATCTCCAAAAACCTGATAGCTGTCAAGAATCCAG ATCTCCACACAGCCTTAACAGAACCCAGGTGTCAGAGTGAAACTGATAGAGGCCCAGAG GTATCGGGCATGGATTCCAAGGAAGAGAATGGTACTGCATGTAGTCCAGCTACCTCTGGAAGGAGACGTCGGAAAAGTAATGAATCCG ACAGCACATCTGCAGATGACGATATTGATGAGAAGGAGGAGAGTGAGCAGCGTAGGAAAAGGCACAAATCTGACAGCATCTCACTCACTTTTGACGATAGCTTGTCTTGGTGTGTGATTGGCGGATTGCGTCGGGAGCACGGGAGCTGTGAGTCGTCCTCGGATTCTCCCACTAATCCT GATGCTGACATTGTTTCTGGCAGCGAAGACTCGGACGAAACTTGGTTCAGCCAAGATTCCGACTCGGACCATTTCAGCGTGGAGTTTGAAGTGGAATCCGTTCACTCGGATACTTACAGTCAGAACGAAGAGGCACAGGATCTGACTGATGAAGATGATGAG GTTTATGAAGTCACCATCTTCGAGGCTGAAGACGAGGACTCCTTTGATGAGGACACAGAAATTTCAGAAGCG gattaCTGGAAGTGCTCAAAGTGCGACGAACTCAACCCTCCTCTTCCCGGCCGATGTCATAGATGTTGGGCACTCCGTAAAGACTGGTTTCCAGAATTCAACAATCCCAAATCCTGGAACTCAAAGTCAGCTGCCCTGGACAAGCCAGGTCTAGAGGAAGGCATTGATGTTCCAGACGGCAAGAGAGCCGTTTCAGATCCCTCTTGCGGATCGACGTTGGACGTGAACAAAAGCAAAGATGTTTGCTCCTCGGAGGACTGCGCAACGTCTGCTTCCAAATCTCAGGAGACCTTGTCCTCGCTGCCATCCACCTCGAGCACCAGTAACAGCCAAGAGGAGACCCCAGAGCTGGAGAGGGAGAGCAGTCTGGAGAGGGAgagcagtctggagccctgcctCCCCCAGAGCTGCTTGGAGCCCTGCGTGATCTGCCAGAGCCGGCCCAAAAACGGCTGCATTGTTCACGGCAGGACAGGCCACCTCATGGCATGCTACACCTGCGCTAAGACGCTCAAGAAGCGCAATAAGTTATGTCCGGTCTGCAGACAGCCAATACAGATGGTGGTGTTAACCTACTTTAGCTGA
- the LOC121317976 gene encoding E3 ubiquitin-protein ligase Mdm2-like isoform X1 codes for MVCPRPGITMATSTENCLSNSLINTPDNGKLVKPKAQLLTVLRCGGAEKDIFTMKEVMFYLGQYIMDKELYDKKQQHIVHCSSDLLGEVLGVHSFSVKEPRVLYAMISKNLIAVKNPDLHTALTEPRCQSETDRGPEVSGMDSKEENGTACSPATSGRRRRKSNESDSTSADDDIDEKEESEQRRKRHKSDSISLTFDDSLSWCVIGGLRREHGSCESSSDSPTNPDADIVSGSEDSDETWFSQDSDSDHFSVEFEVESVHSDTYSQNEEAQDLTDEDDEVYEVTIFEAEDEDSFDEDTEISEADYWKCSKCDELNPPLPGRCHRCWALRKDWFPEFNNPKSWNSKSAALDKPGLEEGIDVPDGKRAVSDPSCGSTLDVNKSKDVCSSEDCATSASKSQETLSSLPSTSSTSNSQEETPELERESSLERESSLEPCLPQSCLEPCVICQSRPKNGCIVHGRTGHLMACYTCAKTLKKRNKLCPVCRQPIQMVVLTYFS; via the exons ATGGTCTGCCCCCGCCCTG GTATCACAATGGCAACCTCAACAGAAAACTGCTTAAGCAATTCACTGATAAATACACCAGATAATGGAAAACTG GTGAAACCGAAAGCGCAGCTGCTTACAGTGCTCCGCTGCGGCGGTGCAGAAAAGGACATTTTCACAATGAAAGAG gtTATGTTTTACCTGGGGCAATACATCATGGATAAAGAGCTGTATGACAAGAAACAGCAACACATAGTCCACTGTTCTAGTGATCTTCTAGGAGAAGTTTTGGGAGTACACAGCTTTTCTGTGAAAGAACCACG ggtATTGTATGCAATGATCTCCAAAAACCTGATAGCTGTCAAGAATCCAG ATCTCCACACAGCCTTAACAGAACCCAGGTGTCAGAGTGAAACTGATAGAGGCCCAGAG GTATCGGGCATGGATTCCAAGGAAGAGAATGGTACTGCATGTAGTCCAGCTACCTCTGGAAGGAGACGTCGGAAAAGTAATGAATCCG ACAGCACATCTGCAGATGACGATATTGATGAGAAGGAGGAGAGTGAGCAGCGTAGGAAAAGGCACAAATCTGACAGCATCTCACTCACTTTTGACGATAGCTTGTCTTGGTGTGTGATTGGCGGATTGCGTCGGGAGCACGGGAGCTGTGAGTCGTCCTCGGATTCTCCCACTAATCCT GATGCTGACATTGTTTCTGGCAGCGAAGACTCGGACGAAACTTGGTTCAGCCAAGATTCCGACTCGGACCATTTCAGCGTGGAGTTTGAAGTGGAATCCGTTCACTCGGATACTTACAGTCAGAACGAAGAGGCACAGGATCTGACTGATGAAGATGATGAG GTTTATGAAGTCACCATCTTCGAGGCTGAAGACGAGGACTCCTTTGATGAGGACACAGAAATTTCAGAAGCG gattaCTGGAAGTGCTCAAAGTGCGACGAACTCAACCCTCCTCTTCCCGGCCGATGTCATAGATGTTGGGCACTCCGTAAAGACTGGTTTCCAGAATTCAACAATCCCAAATCCTGGAACTCAAAGTCAGCTGCCCTGGACAAGCCAGGTCTAGAGGAAGGCATTGATGTTCCAGACGGCAAGAGAGCCGTTTCAGATCCCTCTTGCGGATCGACGTTGGACGTGAACAAAAGCAAAGATGTTTGCTCCTCGGAGGACTGCGCAACGTCTGCTTCCAAATCTCAGGAGACCTTGTCCTCGCTGCCATCCACCTCGAGCACCAGTAACAGCCAAGAGGAGACCCCAGAGCTGGAGAGGGAGAGCAGTCTGGAGAGGGAgagcagtctggagccctgcctCCCCCAGAGCTGCTTGGAGCCCTGCGTGATCTGCCAGAGCCGGCCCAAAAACGGCTGCATTGTTCACGGCAGGACAGGCCACCTCATGGCATGCTACACCTGCGCTAAGACGCTCAAGAAGCGCAATAAGTTATGTCCGGTCTGCAGACAGCCAATACAGATGGTGGTGTTAACCTACTTTAGCTGA
- the LOC121317977 gene encoding solute carrier family 35 member E3, which translates to MAYRLSKLVSNSRIVIGLLANLLSSICIVFINKWIYVQYGFPNMTLTLIHFVVTWLGLYVCQKLDVFAPKRLQPTKIILLALSFCGFVVFTNLSLQNNTIGTYQLAKAMTTPVIIVIQTVYYKKTFSSKIKLTLIPITLGVLLNSYYDVKFNFLGILFATLGVFVTSLYQVWVGAKQHELQVNSMQLLYYQAPMSSAVLLTCVPFFEPFTGEGGVFGPWSAPALGMVLLSGLIAFLVNLSIYWIIGNTSPVTYNMFGHFKFCITLLGGYALFQDQLTLNQGVGILCTLAGILSYTHFKLSEQEEGKSKLVQRP; encoded by the exons ATGGCATATCGTCTTTCTAAGCTTGTATCCAACAGCCGTATCGTGATTGGGCTGTTGGCGAATTTGCTGTCATCCATCTGCATCGTGTTTATTAACAAATGGATCTATGTGCAGTACGGCTTCCCAAACATGACCCTCACGTTGATACATTTCGTGGTGACCTGGCTGGGTCTCTACGTGTGCCAGAAGTTGGACGTATTTGCCCCGAAAAGACTCCAGCCCACCAAAATCATCTTATTGGCGTTGAGTTTTTGCGGGTTTGTCGTTTTTACTAACCTCTCCCTTCAGAACAACACGATAGGCACTTACCAGCTTGCCAAAGCGATGACAACCCCCGTGATCATTGTGATCCAGACCGTCTACTACAAGAAGACGTTCTCGAGCAAGATCAAGCTGACGCTG ATTCCTATTACACTGGGTGTATTGCTGAACTCGTACTACGACGTGAAGTTCAACTTCCTGGGAATTCTGTTTGCTACCCTGGGGGTCTTTGTCACCTCCCTGTATCAAGTG TGGGTGGGAGCCAAGCAACACGAGTTGCAGGTGAACTCCATGCAGCTGCTGTATTACCAGGCGCCCATGTCCTCTGCCGTCCTGCTGACCTGCGTGCCGTTCTTTGAGCCCTTcactggggaggggggggtattCGGGCCATGGTCTGCCCCCGCCCTG GGCATGGTGCTGCTGTCTGGACTGATAGCGTTCCTAGTGAATTTGTCCATTTACTGGATCATTGGAAACACCTCCCCAGTCAC GTACAACATGTTCGGACACTTCAAGTTCTGCATCACCCTGCTGGGCGGCTATGCTCTGTTCCAGGACCAGCTGACCCTCAATCAGGGTGTAGGGATCCTGTGCACGCTGGCTGGGATTCTGTCTTACACCCATTTTAAGCTGAGCGAGCAAGAGGAAGGCAAGAGCAAGCTAGTGCAGAGGCCCTGA